In Neokomagataea tanensis, one genomic interval encodes:
- a CDS encoding Tim44 domain-containing protein: protein MSRLRSVALVAALLCAVGAADARPGGGSSLGSRGSHTWSAPPRTNITPGWSRPMDRSMTPSPNPNTFNTPNQGFNAARPAVPPYNTMGARPSFGARHPFMTGFAGGFLGAGLFGMLSGHGFFGGFTGGTSLFGFLLQALILGGLIIFLLRLFGNRSKANNGATPNSGAFNAPQSNAPYTPTNEDYTAFQQLLLDIQSAWSAQNMRALSNRSTPEMAGYFNEQLSELASRGARNIVSNVQFQRGDLSEAWRENGLTYATVAMRYSLTDVTTDNFGNVIDGSSTDMQTVTELWTFVRADGRGNWILSAIQQAG, encoded by the coding sequence ATGTCCCGTTTACGTTCAGTCGCGCTTGTCGCTGCCCTTCTTTGCGCTGTTGGCGCGGCCGACGCACGTCCCGGTGGCGGGTCTTCCCTTGGGAGCCGTGGTTCACATACATGGAGCGCCCCACCTCGCACCAACATAACACCGGGCTGGAGCCGCCCCATGGACCGCTCCATGACGCCCTCTCCCAACCCAAACACTTTTAACACGCCCAACCAAGGCTTCAACGCAGCCCGCCCTGCGGTCCCCCCTTACAATACAATGGGTGCACGTCCGTCCTTTGGTGCGCGCCATCCGTTCATGACAGGCTTTGCCGGAGGTTTCCTCGGCGCGGGTCTTTTCGGAATGTTAAGCGGACATGGCTTCTTTGGTGGCTTCACAGGCGGCACATCCCTGTTCGGGTTTTTGCTGCAGGCGCTCATTTTAGGCGGCTTGATTATCTTTTTGCTGCGCTTATTCGGCAACCGTTCCAAAGCCAACAATGGCGCCACCCCGAATAGCGGAGCCTTTAACGCGCCGCAGAGCAATGCTCCATACACGCCAACCAACGAAGATTATACCGCCTTCCAGCAACTCCTGCTGGATATCCAGTCGGCTTGGAGCGCACAAAACATGCGTGCCCTTTCCAACCGCAGTACACCGGAAATGGCGGGTTACTTCAACGAGCAGCTTTCTGAACTCGCCAGCCGTGGCGCGCGCAATATCGTCTCGAACGTTCAGTTTCAGCGCGGCGACCTGTCAGAAGCTTGGCGTGAAAATGGTCTGACCTACGCCACCGTAGCCATGCGCTATAGCCTTACTGACGTAACGACAGATAATTTTGGTAACGTCATCGACGGCAGTTCGACCGACATGCAGACCGTTACCGAACTCTGGACCTTCGTCCGCGCGGATGGCAGAGGCAACTGGATCCTATCCGCCATTCAACAAGCCGGTTAA
- a CDS encoding M16 family metallopeptidase: MPHSLPDTINVTTLDNGLTIVTERMDRVETVSFGAYVSIGTRDETAENNGVSHFLEHMAFKGTERRSAVRIAEEIENVGGYINAYTARETTAYYVKLLKDDLALGVDIIGDILTHSTFLEAEIERERGVILQEIGQANDTPDDIIFDHFQEQAFADQPMGRPTLGTEELVANITRDTLMGYMHEHYTTHNITIAAAGNLHHDEVVALVKTHFADLPTHNAPQTRHADYTGGDRRTVKELDQAHLLLGFPSVSYKDPDHYPVMILSTLLGGGMSSRLFQEIREKRGLVYSVYSFASPFNDSGIFGIYAGTGEKEAAELVPVMIHELRRLQEGLTTEELNRARAQLKSSLLMSQESTSSRCEQLARQLQIHGRAIATGETIERIDNVTEGDILRVAKTLFSGTPTFTAMGPIAQVPTLADITTKLAA; encoded by the coding sequence ATGCCTCATTCTCTCCCCGACACCATTAATGTCACAACTCTCGATAACGGCCTGACAATCGTCACTGAACGGATGGACCGTGTCGAAACTGTCTCATTCGGCGCATATGTCTCCATCGGCACGCGTGATGAAACAGCCGAAAATAATGGTGTCTCGCACTTCCTCGAACACATGGCGTTCAAAGGAACTGAACGGCGTTCAGCCGTCAGAATTGCAGAAGAAATCGAGAATGTTGGTGGGTATATCAATGCTTACACAGCACGAGAGACGACGGCTTATTACGTCAAACTGCTGAAAGATGACCTTGCCCTCGGGGTCGACATCATAGGCGATATCCTCACGCACAGCACCTTCCTTGAAGCGGAGATCGAGCGCGAACGCGGCGTCATTCTTCAAGAAATCGGGCAAGCCAACGACACGCCTGACGATATTATTTTTGACCACTTCCAAGAACAGGCTTTCGCGGATCAGCCCATGGGCCGCCCAACGCTCGGCACAGAAGAACTCGTCGCGAATATAACGCGCGATACCCTTATGGGCTATATGCACGAGCACTACACCACACATAACATTACCATTGCAGCAGCAGGCAACCTGCACCACGACGAAGTGGTAGCCCTCGTCAAAACTCATTTTGCTGACCTGCCAACGCATAATGCGCCTCAAACGCGCCATGCTGACTATACGGGTGGGGACCGCCGCACCGTCAAAGAGTTAGACCAAGCGCATTTGCTGTTGGGCTTCCCATCCGTCAGCTACAAAGACCCGGACCACTACCCGGTCATGATCCTTTCAACTCTTCTGGGTGGGGGCATGTCTTCACGGCTTTTCCAAGAAATTCGGGAAAAGCGTGGCTTGGTCTATAGCGTTTATTCCTTCGCATCCCCCTTTAATGACAGTGGCATTTTCGGAATTTACGCTGGAACAGGCGAAAAAGAAGCCGCTGAACTTGTGCCTGTGATGATCCACGAACTGCGCCGACTACAAGAAGGCCTCACTACGGAAGAATTGAATCGCGCACGCGCCCAGCTCAAATCATCCCTCCTGATGTCTCAAGAAAGCACAAGCAGCCGCTGTGAACAGCTCGCCCGCCAGCTTCAAATTCATGGCCGCGCTATTGCAACAGGCGAAACCATTGAGCGCATTGATAATGTAACAGAAGGCGATATTCTGCGCGTTGCAAAAACGCTCTTCTCCGGCACTCCGACCTTTACGGCAATGGGGCCAATCGCCCAAGTACCGACGCTTGCCGACATCACAACAAAGCTTGCCGCATGA
- the thrC gene encoding threonine synthase: MRYRSTRGSLSANAPNFADILLAGLAPDGGLFMPESWPQIDAATLREWRALPYADLAAEVMAPFTAGAIDRDTLRTMARDAYGRFAHKAVVPLAEVEQDLYALELFHGPTLAFKDMAMQMLGRLFDHVLTQRDQRVTIVGATSGDTGSAAIEACRGRERLQVVILHPKGRTSDVQRRQMTTVQDDNILNIAVEGDFDTCQDIVKAMFADTSFRDEVSLSAVNSINWARIAAQIPYYVRSALALGAPDREISFAVPTGNFGNVLAAWAAKQMGLPIRQLCVGSNRNDILTRFLLTNDMSVRGVEPSLSPSMDIQVSSNFERLLFEMLDRDSERCGSIMREFRSSGRMNVPQDAWERIRTLFNGKTLNDEETSAAMRQFYAESQYLADPHTAIGLAAGRAFQEPGIPMIAAATAHPAKFPAAVHAATGLDAHLPPHLADLHSRPERYDSLSSELVTIQNAVRAHINR, encoded by the coding sequence ATGCGTTACCGATCGACACGGGGTAGCCTCAGCGCCAACGCCCCGAACTTCGCCGATATTCTCCTCGCTGGCTTAGCCCCTGATGGCGGTCTCTTCATGCCGGAGAGCTGGCCTCAAATTGACGCTGCTACGCTGCGTGAATGGCGCGCCCTGCCCTACGCAGACCTCGCGGCTGAAGTCATGGCCCCTTTCACTGCTGGGGCAATTGATCGGGACACGCTCCGCACTATGGCGCGCGACGCTTACGGACGCTTCGCACATAAAGCCGTCGTTCCTTTGGCTGAAGTAGAGCAAGATCTATACGCCTTGGAACTGTTCCACGGTCCTACCCTCGCGTTCAAAGACATGGCCATGCAAATGCTTGGTCGTCTCTTTGATCATGTGCTGACACAGCGTGACCAACGCGTCACGATCGTTGGGGCAACATCCGGCGATACAGGCTCCGCGGCTATTGAAGCCTGCCGTGGCCGTGAGCGCCTGCAAGTCGTCATTTTGCACCCCAAAGGCCGAACGTCTGACGTACAACGCCGCCAAATGACGACGGTACAAGACGATAACATCCTGAACATCGCGGTCGAGGGTGACTTCGATACGTGCCAAGATATCGTTAAGGCCATGTTTGCGGACACATCTTTCCGGGATGAAGTTTCGCTCTCGGCAGTTAATTCCATTAACTGGGCCCGTATCGCCGCGCAAATCCCATACTATGTGCGTTCAGCACTGGCTCTTGGCGCGCCAGACCGCGAAATATCGTTCGCTGTTCCCACAGGGAACTTCGGTAATGTGCTCGCAGCTTGGGCTGCAAAGCAGATGGGGCTGCCCATTCGTCAGCTTTGCGTGGGTTCAAACCGCAACGACATCCTCACACGCTTTTTGCTCACCAACGATATGAGCGTCCGCGGGGTTGAGCCAAGCCTCTCGCCCTCAATGGATATTCAGGTTTCGTCTAATTTCGAACGTCTTTTGTTTGAAATGCTCGACAGAGACTCCGAACGCTGTGGCTCCATCATGCGGGAGTTCCGTAGCTCAGGGCGCATGAACGTCCCACAAGACGCTTGGGAGCGCATTCGCACACTCTTCAACGGCAAAACACTCAACGACGAAGAAACCAGCGCAGCCATGCGCCAGTTCTATGCTGAAAGCCAATATCTGGCCGACCCGCATACAGCCATTGGTCTCGCCGCAGGTCGTGCGTTCCAAGAGCCCGGCATCCCCATGATTGCTGCGGCAACAGCCCACCCTGCGAAATTCCCCGCCGCAGTTCACGCAGCAACGGGCCTTGACGCCCACCTACCCCCTCATCTAGCGGACTTGCACAGCCGCCCTGAGCGGTATGACAGCCTGAGCAGCGAGCTGGTAACAATCCAGAACGCAGTCCGCGCTCACATTAATCGCTAG
- a CDS encoding tetratricopeptide repeat protein, with amino-acid sequence MFDQTVNERTQHALECLALNNDQEALIVLRSILEQNSEHAAAWHALACHARKHGNEASAIALVGRALRCKEMSDEDKALYHITLGAALLAQGQAEPSRAAFVVARALNACDPRASVGLAEALIALGRVEEGRLTLEYAITLASDDAPILTRLAELHLQTGSVEAALVCFRRALERQPADGRVWANLGAALYEASLSAPELLDEAERALEQAIKRGAQTPETLNTRALVRMALGQLEAAKDDFSSALVNAPHNGVVLNNLATVLEELGHTQKAEAAYDALAQREVGRLQVQSIYNRAVLRLAQGRYAEGWSDFEARRLLLPQAEDVPQWDGSSGVEPVAVTAEQGLGDQVQFMRYLKEVVQRRPVRLRGAFAELARFMPALPQERLLEAEGPVAANISLLSLPAVLREGKPAPVPYLSVNVQPEAYCVGVCFSGGQGYRFDRRRSVPRELLTVLRGVEGVRFVSLQRVPPWDGCEQPALETLEDLLRAAGRCALVVSVDTLAAHIAGALGRPLWLVNRFGGDWRWRQNDWYESCQRIFQPRMATAPPQCWPPVLDDLACALHEWKRTQR; translated from the coding sequence ATGTTTGACCAAACAGTAAATGAGCGTACGCAACATGCGCTGGAATGTCTTGCTCTCAACAACGACCAAGAAGCCTTAATAGTCTTAAGAAGTATTTTGGAGCAGAACTCAGAGCATGCAGCAGCATGGCACGCATTGGCGTGTCACGCACGGAAACATGGCAACGAAGCATCTGCTATTGCGCTTGTTGGCCGCGCTTTGCGCTGCAAGGAGATGAGCGATGAAGATAAAGCACTTTATCACATCACATTAGGCGCGGCCCTGCTTGCACAGGGGCAAGCTGAGCCCTCGAGAGCGGCTTTTGTTGTTGCTCGTGCGCTGAATGCCTGTGATCCGCGGGCGTCGGTCGGTCTGGCAGAGGCGCTTATAGCTCTTGGGCGGGTTGAAGAGGGCAGGTTAACGTTAGAATATGCGATAACTTTGGCATCTGATGATGCGCCTATTTTGACCCGCTTGGCAGAATTGCACCTGCAAACGGGATCGGTTGAGGCTGCTCTCGTTTGTTTCCGTCGCGCGCTGGAGCGGCAACCTGCTGACGGGCGCGTTTGGGCCAATTTGGGAGCGGCGCTTTATGAAGCCAGTTTAAGCGCGCCAGAATTGCTGGATGAAGCAGAGCGGGCCTTAGAGCAGGCAATAAAGCGAGGCGCGCAAACCCCTGAAACACTGAATACGCGCGCGCTGGTCCGCATGGCACTAGGGCAACTAGAGGCCGCAAAAGACGATTTTTCCAGTGCGCTTGTGAATGCGCCGCATAATGGCGTTGTCTTAAATAATTTGGCGACCGTCTTGGAAGAGCTCGGCCATACTCAAAAGGCTGAGGCTGCGTATGATGCTTTGGCACAGCGTGAGGTAGGTCGTTTGCAGGTACAAAGCATTTATAACCGTGCTGTGCTCAGGCTTGCTCAGGGGCGATATGCTGAGGGGTGGTCTGATTTTGAGGCGCGGCGACTACTGCTTCCTCAGGCGGAGGATGTGCCCCAGTGGGATGGCTCGTCAGGTGTGGAGCCTGTGGCGGTGACGGCCGAACAAGGTTTGGGTGATCAAGTCCAATTTATGCGCTACCTGAAGGAGGTCGTGCAACGGAGGCCGGTTCGTCTACGTGGGGCGTTCGCAGAATTGGCGCGTTTCATGCCCGCATTACCGCAGGAGCGCCTGTTGGAGGCTGAAGGTCCTGTCGCAGCGAATATAAGCCTTTTAAGTTTGCCAGCCGTGTTGCGGGAGGGGAAGCCCGCCCCAGTGCCTTACCTGTCTGTAAATGTGCAGCCGGAGGCTTATTGTGTTGGGGTCTGCTTTTCTGGTGGGCAAGGATACCGGTTTGACCGCCGACGGTCCGTGCCAAGGGAGCTATTGACGGTTTTGCGCGGCGTTGAAGGGGTACGTTTTGTGTCCTTGCAACGTGTGCCGCCTTGGGATGGCTGCGAACAGCCGGCCTTGGAAACGCTTGAGGATTTGCTGCGTGCCGCAGGGCGCTGCGCTTTGGTTGTTTCAGTTGATACTTTGGCGGCGCACATTGCTGGTGCGTTAGGGCGGCCGCTGTGGCTCGTGAACCGTTTTGGTGGTGACTGGCGCTGGCGCCAGAATGATTGGTATGAAAGTTGCCAGCGCATTTTCCAACCAAGAATGGCGACTGCACCGCCGCAATGCTGGCCGCCTGTATTAGACGACCTAGCCTGCGCGCTGCATGAGTGGAAACGGACTCAGCGTTAA
- a CDS encoding [protein-PII] uridylyltransferase, with translation MKNATKSGEDQTLPADKLTEKTLSDSRSHRLTGDTQLLSPLYTLLEQLGSQPDTDELRSAENDISRDEILMVLRRHLGAGQSEIREAFEKRRISGVAAAHALAALTDEAIRGLVAFAEARAGTANTTPQDRLCLCATGGYGAGLLAPFSDIDVLFLTDENASAAATARIEFILYILWDLGLRVGHATRSLSACLNDVGTDITIRTALLDLRPLCGNLELAAQLRSRLSEDLQERTLASFIDGKIEERGRRHKRLGDSFSMVEPNLKEGRGGLRDLQTLNWLGRAALGCPLPLTGSTEAEETAFPPSHGPSFVSLGFLTDREAHRARRAWNFFWTVRLHLHYITGRAEERLTFDVQPIIGGRMGYATHGRQRGVERFMRHYFLTARDVLRLTYLLEPIVLTHLETRQPGATSLTEQGPEGFNMIAGKLFPGAHMDFAQNPRLMFQMLDCARRHECEVHPLALQQLIRHEKYAISLRDDPETARLFLELLRAPSNQPDKASPFWLPILNDTGLLGHLLPDWSRVVGQMQFDSYHIYTVDEHIIEAVRILGEIEAGSMADEIPLAYELTRDLWSRKALYVSVLLHDIAKGRGGDHSEIGAELALDICPRLGLDPEETDTVSWLVLHHLLLSHTAFTRDIDDPRTILDLADTIQSPERLKLLLLLTIADMRAVSPKVWNAWKATLLRELYSRVAEVLEGGMAASEQDVRVAHARQLARENLLPLLPEDSVNQFLDLGYPSYWLGFDTETHIRHARMVHDSDRYNAPITVEATPIPDRGVTEMTILCADHPGLFSQIAGTIAVAGASIVDARIHTLSDGMALDTFWVQDRNGCAFEDPHQLGRLNTLIEQALCGRLNIAQGLEETHRFGMSRRMRAIHVPPRVVIDNAASDRHTIIEINGRDRPGLLHDITATLSKEALQIASAHITTYGMRAVDVFYVKDLLGQKLHEPERIRHIRAVLLNSLKADPVTTTASTV, from the coding sequence TTGAAAAACGCGACAAAATCGGGCGAAGATCAGACTCTTCCCGCTGATAAGCTTACGGAAAAAACCCTGTCCGACTCGCGCTCCCATCGCCTCACAGGCGACACTCAGCTTCTCTCCCCATTGTATACGCTGCTCGAGCAATTAGGCTCACAGCCGGACACGGACGAACTCCGCTCGGCCGAGAACGACATCTCGCGTGATGAAATTCTTATGGTGCTGCGCCGCCATCTTGGCGCGGGACAATCCGAAATTCGTGAAGCTTTTGAAAAGCGTCGCATCAGCGGGGTGGCCGCGGCGCATGCGCTTGCAGCCCTCACGGATGAGGCTATTCGCGGCCTCGTGGCCTTCGCTGAAGCACGGGCAGGCACGGCCAACACCACACCCCAAGACCGTCTTTGTCTTTGCGCCACGGGTGGTTACGGTGCGGGCCTACTCGCACCATTTAGCGATATCGACGTTCTCTTCCTGACTGATGAAAATGCCTCCGCCGCCGCGACGGCACGTATCGAATTTATTCTCTACATATTATGGGATCTGGGTCTGCGCGTAGGCCACGCAACGCGCTCGCTATCCGCCTGTTTGAACGATGTCGGAACAGACATTACGATCCGCACAGCACTGCTTGATCTACGCCCACTTTGCGGCAATCTCGAGCTTGCAGCCCAACTGCGCAGCCGCCTGAGCGAAGATTTACAAGAACGCACCCTCGCCAGCTTCATTGACGGCAAAATCGAAGAGCGCGGTCGCCGCCACAAACGCCTTGGCGACTCTTTTTCAATGGTCGAGCCGAACCTTAAAGAAGGGCGCGGCGGTCTACGTGATCTTCAAACCTTAAACTGGCTTGGCCGCGCCGCATTGGGCTGTCCTTTGCCCCTGACGGGTTCAACCGAGGCTGAGGAGACGGCATTTCCCCCTTCCCACGGCCCGTCTTTTGTATCCCTCGGTTTTTTAACTGACCGGGAAGCCCACCGTGCCCGCCGCGCATGGAACTTTTTTTGGACCGTCCGTCTTCACCTGCACTACATTACAGGCCGTGCTGAAGAACGACTGACCTTCGACGTCCAGCCCATTATCGGTGGCCGAATGGGTTACGCCACACATGGCCGACAACGTGGCGTCGAACGCTTTATGCGACATTACTTCCTCACCGCCCGGGACGTTCTTCGCCTCACATATCTGCTTGAACCTATTGTCCTTACCCATTTAGAGACGCGCCAACCCGGGGCAACATCCCTGACAGAACAAGGCCCTGAAGGCTTCAATATGATCGCCGGGAAGCTTTTCCCCGGCGCACATATGGATTTCGCACAAAATCCTCGCCTCATGTTCCAAATGCTGGATTGCGCACGACGACATGAATGCGAAGTTCACCCCCTTGCTCTGCAACAGCTTATCCGGCACGAAAAATACGCTATTTCTCTGCGTGATGACCCGGAAACGGCCCGCCTGTTTCTTGAACTTTTAAGAGCCCCAAGTAACCAGCCTGATAAAGCCTCTCCCTTCTGGCTCCCCATCCTAAATGACACGGGGCTGCTGGGACACTTGCTGCCTGACTGGTCGCGCGTAGTCGGTCAGATGCAGTTTGACAGCTACCATATTTACACCGTCGATGAGCACATAATTGAAGCTGTACGCATCCTTGGTGAAATTGAAGCGGGCAGCATGGCTGACGAAATCCCGCTGGCTTATGAACTCACCCGTGACCTCTGGTCACGGAAGGCTCTATACGTCTCCGTCCTGCTTCACGACATTGCAAAAGGGCGCGGTGGCGATCACTCCGAAATTGGGGCAGAACTCGCGCTTGATATTTGTCCGCGCCTTGGCTTGGACCCGGAGGAAACCGATACTGTTTCCTGGCTTGTGCTCCATCATCTTCTGCTCTCACACACAGCCTTCACACGCGATATAGACGACCCGCGCACCATTCTGGACCTCGCCGATACGATCCAATCGCCAGAGCGGTTAAAATTACTATTGCTGCTCACCATTGCGGATATGCGGGCCGTCAGCCCCAAAGTCTGGAACGCTTGGAAAGCCACTTTGCTCCGTGAATTATACTCCCGCGTGGCCGAAGTGCTTGAAGGAGGGATGGCCGCCTCTGAGCAGGACGTCCGCGTTGCTCACGCACGGCAATTGGCCCGTGAGAACCTGCTACCTCTCCTGCCGGAAGACAGCGTCAATCAGTTTCTGGACCTAGGCTACCCTAGCTACTGGCTAGGCTTCGATACTGAGACTCACATCCGACATGCCCGTATGGTCCACGATTCTGATCGGTACAATGCACCCATTACCGTTGAGGCCACCCCTATCCCTGATCGGGGGGTAACGGAAATGACCATTCTCTGCGCCGATCATCCCGGCCTCTTCTCCCAAATTGCAGGGACGATTGCAGTCGCAGGTGCCTCTATTGTTGACGCGCGCATCCACACTCTAAGCGATGGAATGGCGCTCGATACTTTCTGGGTACAAGACAGAAATGGCTGCGCCTTCGAAGACCCGCACCAGCTAGGCCGCCTCAATACATTGATCGAGCAAGCGCTTTGTGGGCGCTTGAACATCGCTCAAGGTTTGGAAGAGACGCATCGTTTCGGTATGTCACGCCGCATGCGTGCAATCCATGTGCCGCCACGCGTCGTTATCGACAATGCAGCATCCGATCGGCATACGATTATCGAAATTAATGGCCGCGACCGCCCCGGCCTGCTGCACGACATCACAGCCACTTTAAGCAAAGAAGCACTGCAAATTGCTTCGGCACATATTACGACTTACGGCATGAGAGCCGTGGACGTGTTCTACGTTAAGGACCTCCTCGGCCAAAAACTCCACGAGCCAGAGCGTATCCGGCACATTCGCGCCGTGCTCCTCAACTCCTTAAAAGCTGATCCCGTCACGACCACGGCCAGCACCGTTTAA